The following proteins are co-located in the Desulfoscipio sp. XC116 genome:
- a CDS encoding potassium/proton antiporter produces the protein MSIVTDKIIFLFAVLLIVGIITTRFSARLGVPSLILYVAVGMFLNNFIYFDNASLAQLGAMMALIVILFEGGMQTRWEQVRPVLLPSISLATVGVLFTSLSIAVFAKYILDITWLEGLLFGAIVGSTDAAAVFAVLGDKNIKPRLKTTLEAESGSNDPMAVFLTISFIQLIQMPDMNVLGVVWGFFWQMGLGVVTGILMGKLAVWSINKINFDTSGLYPILALGFAIFTYGSAALLHGSGILAVYVAGLWVGNADITFRQPILRFHEGFAWMSQILLFTLLGLLVFPRELLQVTWQGIIISALLIFVARPIAVYISTLKMGYSLKDKIFVSWSGLRGAVPIVLATYPLVAGLENSGLIFNVVFFVVLTSALIQGSTIPHLANLLGLSAGEKVTPTHTLELVSMGKTNTEIMEILIKEESNALDREVQDLDLPNDVLIAAIIRNDRVVTPYGGTKILLGDILYVMVSKAKRESVKKVFIPRKRSSKRGA, from the coding sequence TTGAGTATTGTAACGGACAAAATAATATTTCTATTTGCTGTTTTGCTTATTGTGGGTATTATTACAACCAGATTTTCTGCGCGCTTGGGTGTTCCCTCGCTTATTTTATATGTAGCCGTGGGCATGTTCCTGAATAATTTTATTTATTTTGATAATGCCTCCTTAGCTCAATTAGGCGCAATGATGGCGCTAATTGTGATTTTGTTTGAGGGCGGTATGCAGACACGATGGGAACAGGTGCGCCCGGTTCTTCTGCCTTCCATTTCTTTGGCTACCGTTGGTGTTCTGTTTACTTCACTGTCCATTGCGGTTTTTGCTAAATATATCCTGGATATTACCTGGCTGGAGGGGCTATTGTTTGGTGCCATTGTGGGTTCAACCGATGCCGCCGCGGTCTTTGCGGTTCTCGGGGATAAAAATATTAAACCAAGGTTAAAAACAACCTTGGAAGCTGAATCCGGTTCCAATGATCCCATGGCTGTGTTTTTGACTATTTCCTTCATTCAGTTGATCCAAATGCCTGATATGAACGTTTTAGGGGTTGTTTGGGGTTTCTTCTGGCAAATGGGCCTTGGGGTAGTCACAGGTATTTTAATGGGTAAACTGGCAGTATGGAGTATCAATAAAATTAATTTTGATACTTCCGGTTTATACCCTATTTTAGCGTTGGGTTTTGCTATCTTTACCTATGGTTCCGCCGCGTTGCTGCACGGGAGCGGCATTCTTGCCGTATATGTGGCTGGTCTATGGGTGGGAAATGCCGATATAACCTTTCGCCAACCAATTTTACGTTTTCATGAAGGATTTGCCTGGATGTCTCAGATTCTCCTGTTTACTTTGCTGGGGCTGTTGGTTTTCCCCCGTGAACTTTTGCAGGTAACCTGGCAGGGAATTATTATTTCAGCTTTGTTAATTTTCGTGGCCAGGCCGATTGCGGTGTATATTAGTACGCTTAAGATGGGTTACTCTCTGAAAGATAAAATATTTGTATCCTGGTCGGGGTTAAGGGGCGCTGTCCCCATTGTTCTGGCAACCTACCCCCTGGTTGCCGGCTTGGAAAACAGCGGCTTAATCTTTAATGTGGTATTTTTTGTCGTGCTCACCTCGGCTCTTATCCAGGGCTCAACTATTCCCCATTTAGCCAACTTGTTAGGGCTTTCAGCGGGTGAAAAGGTAACCCCCACCCACACTCTTGAACTTGTTTCCATGGGCAAGACCAATACGGAAATAATGGAAATTCTAATCAAGGAAGAGTCAAATGCCTTAGATCGGGAAGTGCAGGATCTGGACTTGCCGAATGACGTTTTGATTGCCGCGATAATACGCAATGACAGGGTTGTTACACCATATGGGGGTACAAAGATACTTTTAGGTGATATTTTGTACGTCATGGTTTCTAAAGCTAAACGCGAGAGTGTTAAAAAGGTTTTTATCCCCAGAAAGAGATCGTCAAAAAGAGGAGCATAA
- a CDS encoding FAD-dependent oxidoreductase: MRFPNLFKEGQIGHMRIRNRTVMPPMGTNLANENGAVTPAMIHYYRARAKGGVGLIITEINCVDSPQGNAIANELCISDDSYIAGHNELVEAVKEHGAKIITQLHHAGRQTTPETTYGLQPVAPSAIPDPYLQVVPRELTIEEIQDLAEMFIRAAARARNAGYDGVELHGAHGYLIGQFMSPFSNRRSDLYGGDLNGRMRFPLEIARGIKNKLGGNFPVLFRMSADEFVEGGVHLDEAKQIARLLQDAGVDALDISSGVYASMNTILEPMSYTEGWRVYLAENIKREVHIPVIAVGVIRTPEVAEGVIADGRADFVALGRTLIADPEWPSKALEGRTEDIRKCITCNIWCIGERVFKNLHVRCTVNPVAGRELEYPQITSTLSPMHFAVAGGGPAGMEAARVLAAAGHRVSLFEKQSELGGQVLIACVPPGKDKIRWSIDYLQTQIHKLGVEIHLNTEVGADMLQGMNVDAVIVATGAAPLVPDIPGVHYPTVTTAWDLLSGKYEVGSRVVVVGGGSVGCETGLYLKHRGVDVTVAEMEDELAVDTEPINRQSLLDELRKTGVRAVTGLNIREIKADGVVAVDRAWREHWLPCTHVVLSVGARPINHLGEELRQRGMRVFVIGDAKQPRKLNHAISDGFLTAHSLTRAETLAYPYQPFPVRQPYREQEQMLQ; encoded by the coding sequence TTGAGGTTTCCCAATCTCTTTAAGGAAGGCCAAATCGGCCATATGCGCATTCGCAACCGTACAGTAATGCCTCCCATGGGCACCAACCTGGCCAATGAAAACGGCGCTGTCACACCGGCCATGATACATTATTACCGGGCGAGGGCCAAGGGCGGCGTGGGATTAATCATTACCGAAATAAACTGCGTGGATTCACCCCAGGGCAATGCCATTGCCAATGAGCTGTGTATATCCGACGACTCGTACATAGCCGGGCATAACGAACTGGTGGAGGCGGTTAAGGAGCACGGTGCCAAGATAATAACCCAGCTGCATCATGCCGGGCGCCAGACCACCCCCGAAACCACCTATGGTTTGCAGCCGGTGGCGCCTTCCGCCATACCGGACCCATACTTGCAGGTAGTGCCCAGGGAACTGACCATTGAGGAAATACAGGACCTGGCGGAAATGTTCATCAGGGCGGCCGCCCGTGCGCGCAATGCCGGTTACGACGGTGTGGAACTGCACGGTGCACATGGCTATCTGATCGGCCAGTTCATGTCCCCCTTCAGTAACCGGCGCTCCGACCTCTACGGTGGTGATTTGAACGGTCGGATGCGCTTTCCGCTGGAAATAGCACGGGGTATCAAGAATAAACTGGGCGGTAACTTTCCCGTGCTGTTTCGCATGAGCGCCGATGAATTCGTGGAAGGCGGTGTTCACCTTGACGAGGCTAAACAAATAGCCCGCCTGCTGCAGGATGCGGGAGTGGATGCCTTGGATATCTCCTCCGGTGTTTATGCTTCTATGAATACCATATTGGAGCCCATGAGTTATACCGAGGGCTGGCGGGTTTATTTGGCGGAAAATATCAAAAGGGAAGTACACATACCTGTGATTGCCGTGGGGGTCATTCGTACTCCCGAGGTGGCGGAAGGAGTTATTGCCGATGGGCGGGCTGATTTTGTGGCCCTGGGGCGCACCCTCATAGCCGACCCCGAATGGCCCTCTAAAGCGCTGGAAGGGCGGACCGAAGATATCAGGAAGTGCATTACCTGTAATATCTGGTGCATTGGCGAACGGGTGTTTAAGAACCTGCATGTGCGCTGTACGGTAAACCCGGTGGCCGGTCGGGAGCTTGAATATCCGCAGATTACCTCTACCCTTTCCCCCATGCATTTTGCGGTGGCGGGCGGGGGGCCTGCCGGGATGGAGGCGGCCCGGGTTCTGGCTGCTGCGGGACACCGGGTATCGCTGTTTGAAAAACAATCCGAGCTGGGCGGCCAGGTGTTAATAGCCTGTGTGCCGCCGGGTAAAGATAAAATAAGGTGGTCCATCGACTACCTGCAAACGCAGATTCACAAACTGGGTGTGGAAATTCACTTAAACACCGAGGTTGGCGCCGACATGCTGCAGGGTATGAATGTGGATGCCGTCATAGTGGCCACGGGGGCCGCTCCGCTGGTGCCGGATATTCCCGGTGTCCACTATCCCACTGTTACCACGGCTTGGGATTTGCTGTCCGGCAAATATGAAGTAGGCAGCCGGGTGGTTGTGGTAGGCGGCGGCAGTGTAGGCTGCGAGACGGGACTTTATCTGAAACACCGCGGGGTAGACGTAACTGTGGCGGAAATGGAGGATGAGCTGGCCGTGGACACGGAGCCCATCAACCGGCAGTCGCTTTTGGATGAGCTGCGTAAAACCGGCGTGCGTGCCGTTACCGGTTTAAATATACGGGAAATCAAAGCCGACGGTGTGGTAGCCGTGGACCGCGCCTGGCGGGAACACTGGCTTCCCTGTACCCACGTGGTGCTCTCTGTGGGGGCACGGCCGATAAACCACCTGGGGGAAGAATTAAGACAACGGGGCATGCGGGTGTTTGTTATCGGTGACGCCAAGCAGCCGCGCAAGTTGAATCACGCTATTAGTGACGGCTTTTTGACGGCGCACAGCCTAACCCGGGCGGAGACGCTTGCCTATCCGTACCAGCCGTTCCCTGTGCGGCAACCTTATCGGGAGCAGGAGCAAATGCTGCAGTAA
- a CDS encoding zinc-ribbon domain containing protein — MFEDKTLTCKDCGAEFVFTASEQQFYADKGFANEPGRCPECRAARKAANRGGNSYGRERRQMYDAVCSACGKETQVPFQPRGDKPVYCRDCYRSRNNW; from the coding sequence ATGTTTGAAGACAAGACTTTAACTTGTAAGGACTGTGGTGCTGAATTTGTTTTTACTGCTTCCGAGCAGCAGTTTTATGCCGACAAGGGCTTTGCCAATGAACCCGGCCGTTGCCCCGAGTGCCGCGCTGCCCGTAAAGCTGCCAACCGGGGCGGTAATAGTTATGGCCGTGAAAGACGCCAAATGTATGATGCGGTTTGTTCGGCCTGTGGTAAAGAAACTCAGGTGCCTTTCCAGCCTCGCGGTGACAAGCCCGTATACTGCCGTGATTGCTACAGATCCCGCAATAACTGGTAA
- a CDS encoding metallophosphoesterase, whose translation MIRILVFAIIILLYGLLNFWIGLRMWQLAGKYIAHVPACLYWLVFWFIVLSFILGRLCKKFMAPEISRFLIVLGSYWMAVMVYLAIVIGLLELVRFIDKYFAFLPPGGFDQSPSALMIGLGVVMIVLVIVGYGWRNAGNPQVIHYDISIPKQAGTVKQLHIVAVSDLHLGNIVHNGRLSGLVDTIIDLNPDMILLPGDIVDEDPLLFIQQSMGHTLRKLAPRHGIYAVPGNHEYIGGHGAEIITGLEKAGVKVLRDEAVKVADSFYVVGRDDLYSGYYRGRQRSDLKTIVQGIDNAQPVIVIDHQPVNLNEPEDLGVDLQISGHTHHGQLFPFNIVTARMFEVDWGYLRKGNLQVIVTSGFGTWGPPVRVGSRSEIIDILITFG comes from the coding sequence ATGATTCGAATTTTGGTCTTTGCAATAATTATTTTACTATACGGGCTGCTTAATTTTTGGATAGGCTTACGTATGTGGCAGTTGGCCGGAAAGTATATAGCCCATGTTCCCGCCTGTTTGTATTGGCTGGTGTTCTGGTTTATCGTTTTATCCTTTATATTAGGTCGTTTATGTAAAAAGTTTATGGCTCCGGAAATATCTCGGTTTCTAATTGTATTAGGTTCTTATTGGATGGCGGTCATGGTTTATTTGGCTATAGTTATTGGGTTATTGGAATTAGTGCGTTTTATAGATAAATACTTTGCGTTTTTGCCTCCGGGGGGATTCGACCAATCTCCCTCCGCACTTATGATCGGTTTGGGTGTAGTGATGATTGTTTTGGTTATTGTGGGCTACGGCTGGCGGAATGCCGGGAATCCGCAGGTAATCCATTATGACATAAGCATTCCCAAACAGGCCGGCACTGTTAAACAATTACACATAGTGGCAGTCTCCGATTTGCATCTGGGAAACATTGTGCACAATGGGCGATTAAGCGGTTTAGTCGATACAATTATTGATTTAAACCCGGATATGATACTTTTGCCCGGCGATATAGTGGATGAAGATCCGCTGTTATTTATCCAACAAAGTATGGGTCATACCCTTCGCAAACTGGCGCCCCGCCATGGTATTTATGCTGTGCCGGGAAACCATGAGTATATAGGCGGGCATGGGGCGGAAATAATTACCGGCCTGGAAAAGGCGGGGGTTAAGGTTTTGCGGGATGAAGCTGTCAAGGTGGCGGATAGTTTTTATGTAGTGGGAAGAGATGATTTGTATAGCGGATATTATAGAGGTCGTCAGCGAAGTGATTTAAAAACAATTGTACAAGGTATTGATAATGCACAGCCGGTTATTGTAATTGATCATCAGCCTGTAAACTTAAATGAACCGGAGGACCTGGGGGTGGATTTGCAGATTTCGGGACACACGCACCATGGCCAGCTCTTTCCCTTTAATATTGTCACAGCTCGTATGTTCGAAGTTGATTGGGGGTATTTGCGCAAGGGAAATTTACAGGTTATTGTTACCAGCGGATTTGGCACATGGGGACCGCCTGTCAGAGTGGGCAGCCGGTCCGAAATTATAGATATACTAATAACTTTTGGTTAA
- a CDS encoding peptide chain release factor 3: MNQQTAKTNINELEYEIARRRTFAIISHPDAGKTTLTEKLLLYAGAVDLAGAVRARKNQQHATADWMELEQQRGISITTAALQFDCRGYRINLLDTPGHQDFSEDTYRTLMVTDSAVMVLDSAKGIEPQTKKLFQVCRLRHTPILTFINKLDRPGRDPLSLLDQIEQELGIGPVPMNWPIGNGPTFKGVYDILKQQVLLFGRTDHGQQRAPVQVHDLYDPLLAELLGLDEYRQLVEEIELLAAAGASFSLKDFLAGEITPVFFGSAINNFGLEPFLQALLDLAPAPGPRMSSQGIIEPTNREFTGQIFKIQANMDPQHRDRVAFLRVCSGRFEKDMQLYHSRLQRKVRMTRAYRFFAREREIVEEAFPGDVVGLANPGLFNIGDTLCSGKLIKFDDIPRFTPEHFCILHNQQIAKYKQFNKGIEQLEEEGAIQVLFFTDSLRKEPVLAAVGELQFDVVVARLDSEYRVETTTERLPFTCARWALCSPEKQTGIVWPSRSRLAYDREGRLVALFSSDWEIAFCLEKNPGLILEELG; encoded by the coding sequence ATGAACCAGCAAACAGCAAAGACAAACATTAATGAACTGGAATATGAGATTGCCCGGCGACGCACTTTCGCCATTATCTCCCACCCCGACGCCGGTAAAACCACTCTGACAGAAAAGCTATTGCTTTACGCAGGCGCCGTTGACCTGGCAGGTGCCGTACGGGCCCGTAAGAACCAGCAGCATGCCACCGCCGACTGGATGGAGCTGGAACAGCAGAGGGGCATATCCATCACCACTGCCGCGCTGCAATTCGACTGCCGGGGATACCGGATCAATCTTCTGGACACCCCCGGTCACCAGGACTTTAGCGAGGACACCTACAGAACATTAATGGTTACCGACAGCGCAGTAATGGTACTGGATAGCGCCAAAGGGATAGAACCTCAGACTAAAAAATTATTCCAGGTTTGCCGACTGCGGCACACTCCTATTCTCACTTTTATTAATAAGCTGGATCGACCGGGACGTGACCCATTAAGCCTGTTAGATCAAATAGAACAAGAATTGGGCATCGGCCCTGTGCCCATGAATTGGCCCATCGGCAACGGGCCGACCTTCAAAGGAGTATACGATATTTTAAAACAACAAGTACTGCTGTTTGGGCGAACTGATCACGGACAGCAGCGGGCCCCCGTGCAGGTGCATGACCTCTACGATCCCCTGCTGGCAGAATTACTGGGCCTTGATGAGTATAGACAGCTGGTAGAAGAAATTGAGCTTCTGGCCGCGGCAGGGGCATCCTTCAGCCTGAAGGATTTCCTGGCCGGTGAAATCACCCCGGTATTTTTCGGCAGCGCCATCAATAACTTCGGTTTGGAGCCTTTTTTACAGGCACTCCTTGATTTAGCTCCGGCACCCGGGCCACGCATGAGCAGCCAAGGCATAATAGAGCCGACTAACCGGGAATTCACCGGACAGATTTTTAAAATTCAGGCCAATATGGACCCGCAGCATCGGGACCGGGTGGCCTTTCTAAGAGTGTGCTCCGGCCGCTTTGAAAAAGATATGCAACTGTATCATTCACGCCTGCAGCGGAAAGTACGCATGACCAGAGCTTACCGGTTCTTTGCAAGAGAGCGGGAAATAGTGGAGGAAGCGTTTCCCGGCGATGTGGTGGGATTAGCCAACCCGGGTCTTTTTAATATCGGTGATACTTTATGTTCGGGAAAGCTTATTAAATTTGACGACATACCCCGTTTTACACCTGAACATTTTTGCATTCTGCACAACCAGCAAATAGCAAAATATAAGCAATTCAACAAGGGTATTGAGCAACTGGAAGAAGAAGGCGCTATCCAAGTGCTTTTCTTTACGGACAGTTTGCGTAAAGAACCGGTACTGGCAGCGGTTGGCGAATTGCAATTCGACGTGGTAGTGGCACGGCTGGACTCGGAATACAGAGTAGAAACCACCACGGAAAGGTTGCCTTTCACATGTGCCCGCTGGGCTTTATGCAGCCCGGAAAAGCAAACCGGCATTGTCTGGCCCAGCCGAAGCAGGCTGGCTTACGACCGCGAAGGACGACTGGTGGCCTTGTTCTCCTCCGACTGGGAGATAGCCTTTTGCCTGGAGAAAAACCCCGGCCTGATTCTGGAGGAATTAGGGTAA
- a CDS encoding YaaR family protein, with protein sequence MKISVLDKNISKGFRTSVVKVNKSKEFQDSLDMAKRDQQHQEINKMIKKIKASGNKLKNTRSIVDVRIYKQHIADYLNHVLNYCYSISHSRGYQGLLSRVEIINQKLEELTQEILNEQKQNIVIAGKIDEITGLLIDFHT encoded by the coding sequence TTGAAAATTTCCGTATTAGATAAGAACATAAGCAAAGGGTTTAGAACCAGTGTCGTAAAAGTAAATAAAAGTAAGGAATTTCAAGACTCCTTGGACATGGCCAAAAGAGATCAGCAGCACCAGGAAATTAATAAAATGATTAAAAAGATAAAAGCATCTGGTAATAAATTAAAAAATACCCGCAGTATTGTGGATGTAAGAATTTATAAGCAGCACATCGCCGATTATCTAAATCATGTATTGAACTACTGCTATTCTATATCGCACTCCCGTGGATATCAGGGTCTGCTTTCGAGGGTGGAAATAATTAATCAGAAACTTGAGGAACTAACTCAGGAAATATTGAACGAACAGAAGCAAAATATTGTCATAGCCGGTAAGATAGATGAAATAACCGGGTTATTAATAGATTTTCACACTTAA
- a CDS encoding acyl-CoA dehydrogenase, producing the protein MIFKLNEEQELMRKTVRDFAENEIAPKAAEMDEKEEYDYALWRNMAEMGLSGIPYPEEYEGAGMDNLSYAIAVEELSRVCASSGVLVSAHTSLCAWPIYAFGTEEQKEKFLKPLASGESIGAMGLTEPAAGSDAGATKTTAVTDGDEYILNGSKIFITNGYVADIYVIIAATDKSKKHKGLSAFIVEKGTPGFSFGKKEHKMGIRGSATYELVFENCRIPKANLLGQEGAGFKIIMMTLDGGRIGIAAQALGIAQGAYEEAIKYSKIREQFNKPISANQGIQWMLADMATGIEAARLLIYRAAYLKDSKLPYSKEAAMAKLFASETAMAVTTKAVQIFGGYGYTREYPVERMMRDAKITEIYEGTSEVQRMVIAANILR; encoded by the coding sequence GTGATTTTTAAATTAAATGAAGAACAGGAATTAATGCGTAAAACGGTACGGGACTTTGCTGAAAATGAGATAGCCCCCAAGGCTGCTGAAATGGATGAGAAGGAAGAATACGACTACGCCTTATGGAGGAATATGGCGGAGATGGGGCTTTCGGGCATACCGTATCCCGAAGAGTATGAAGGTGCCGGAATGGATAACCTGAGCTATGCCATTGCGGTAGAAGAACTAAGCCGCGTCTGCGCGTCCAGCGGGGTGCTTGTTTCAGCCCATACCTCCCTTTGCGCCTGGCCTATTTACGCTTTTGGTACTGAGGAGCAAAAGGAAAAATTCTTAAAACCTCTGGCAAGCGGTGAAAGTATAGGTGCTATGGGCCTAACCGAACCAGCCGCCGGGTCCGACGCGGGTGCCACTAAGACAACTGCTGTTACGGACGGTGATGAATATATTTTAAACGGCAGCAAAATATTTATCACCAATGGTTATGTCGCCGATATCTATGTAATTATAGCCGCCACTGATAAATCAAAAAAACACAAGGGACTGTCGGCCTTTATTGTTGAAAAAGGAACGCCCGGCTTTTCTTTCGGTAAAAAGGAACATAAAATGGGTATTCGGGGTTCGGCTACCTATGAGCTGGTGTTTGAGAACTGCCGTATTCCCAAAGCCAATTTACTTGGTCAAGAGGGGGCGGGCTTTAAAATAATTATGATGACCTTGGACGGCGGACGTATAGGCATAGCGGCCCAGGCCCTTGGTATTGCACAGGGAGCTTATGAGGAGGCAATAAAATACAGCAAGATACGGGAACAGTTTAATAAACCTATTTCCGCTAACCAAGGTATACAATGGATGCTTGCGGATATGGCAACCGGTATTGAAGCTGCGCGCTTGCTGATTTACCGGGCTGCATATTTAAAAGACAGCAAATTGCCTTATAGCAAGGAAGCAGCCATGGCCAAGCTGTTTGCCTCGGAAACCGCCATGGCTGTTACCACCAAGGCAGTTCAAATATTTGGCGGTTACGGTTATACAAGGGAGTACCCGGTGGAGCGCATGATGCGGGATGCTAAAATAACCGAGATTTATGAAGGAACCAGCGAAGTGCAGCGGATGGTAATAGCAGCCAATATTTTAAGGTAA
- a CDS encoding acetyl-CoA hydrolase/transferase C-terminal domain-containing protein, whose product MPLELTRELIGSDTGQRLYIYPSGRKTVWDLYKNKLVTAEQAVQLIKSGDNIVLSLGCGEPVSLVDAMAGRKGEVENVKVHQMLPLRKAAYLEPDMADSFRHVSWFTSEPSRRAVNEGLADFMPGNFHDYPELFRNYIQVDVFMGTVSPMDQRGYFSLGLSVDYTSTAAAQARIMILEVNPNMPRTRGDSLIHISEVDYVIESKVAVPEIPIPPITETDQIIGSYIAEMVENGSTIQLGIGGMPNAVAMALSNKRNLGIHTEMITDGMVDLVERGTVTGRKKTLHPGKIIGSFAAGTRRLYDFLNDNPMVELYPVSYVNDPYVIGQNCKMVSINATLEVDLLGQCASETIGPKQYSATGGQADFARGCLCSPGGKGFIALNSTAKQGTISKIVPVLKQGAVVSCSKNDVDHIVTEYGVAKLRGKTARERALAMISIAHPDFRSELRSAARQMRLI is encoded by the coding sequence ATGCCATTAGAATTAACCAGGGAATTGATCGGTAGTGATACGGGGCAAAGATTATATATTTATCCCAGTGGCCGCAAAACAGTGTGGGATTTATATAAAAATAAACTGGTTACCGCGGAGCAAGCGGTACAACTGATCAAATCCGGAGATAATATTGTACTCTCCCTGGGCTGTGGGGAACCGGTGTCTCTGGTAGATGCTATGGCGGGCCGGAAGGGTGAAGTTGAAAACGTTAAAGTTCACCAGATGCTGCCGTTAAGAAAAGCGGCTTATTTGGAGCCGGACATGGCTGATAGCTTTCGGCATGTATCATGGTTTACAAGCGAGCCAAGCCGCCGGGCCGTTAATGAAGGACTGGCTGACTTTATGCCCGGTAATTTTCATGATTATCCGGAGCTTTTCAGAAATTATATCCAGGTGGATGTGTTTATGGGAACGGTTTCACCCATGGATCAGCGAGGATATTTTAGCCTGGGGCTTTCTGTGGATTATACTTCAACCGCGGCGGCACAGGCCCGAATAATGATTCTTGAGGTTAACCCCAATATGCCCCGGACTCGTGGAGACAGTCTTATTCATATCTCAGAGGTGGACTATGTTATAGAAAGCAAGGTTGCTGTTCCGGAAATTCCCATACCGCCCATTACAGAAACAGATCAGATAATTGGATCGTACATTGCAGAAATGGTTGAGAATGGCTCCACTATTCAACTGGGCATCGGGGGCATGCCGAATGCCGTGGCCATGGCGCTGAGCAATAAAAGGAATCTGGGTATTCATACCGAAATGATTACAGATGGGATGGTTGACCTGGTTGAGCGTGGCACGGTGACAGGCAGGAAAAAAACGCTGCATCCGGGTAAGATAATTGGCAGCTTTGCGGCCGGCACCAGGCGGCTTTACGATTTTTTAAATGATAATCCTATGGTTGAGCTGTATCCGGTATCTTATGTAAATGATCCATACGTAATCGGCCAAAACTGCAAAATGGTTTCTATTAATGCTACTCTTGAGGTAGATTTACTGGGTCAGTGCGCTTCAGAAACCATAGGCCCAAAGCAGTATAGCGCCACCGGCGGACAGGCGGACTTTGCCCGGGGCTGTCTTTGCTCTCCCGGCGGTAAAGGTTTTATCGCTCTAAATTCCACAGCCAAACAGGGGACAATTTCTAAGATAGTGCCGGTTTTGAAGCAAGGGGCGGTGGTAAGTTGCTCTAAAAATGATGTTGATCATATTGTTACCGAATACGGCGTAGCTAAACTTCGTGGTAAAACAGCCAGGGAAAGGGCGTTGGCGATGATATCCATTGCTCACCCGGATTTCCGCTCGGAATTACGTTCAGCAGCGCGTCAAATGCGGTTGATATAG